A region of Gracilinanus agilis isolate LMUSP501 chromosome 3, AgileGrace, whole genome shotgun sequence DNA encodes the following proteins:
- the C3H3orf33 gene encoding protein C3orf33 homolog isoform X2, with the protein MKDPCSGCSQEQTLEREQTPPPDQTPPKFIHLIPRVAPRTQQIPGSPSNVNFPEMPEVLSHPPRVPSPSPTQQEGQLSNRDDERAKFDFNVVARLSQWMDENLCLIRNISTGMAVVGLILLAKSIKLTNKFISSSDIPEEFIKKNVKLRGRLRRITENGLNVEHTPITVPLISRWRSK; encoded by the exons ATGAAGGATCCTTGCTCCGGGTGTTCGCAGGAGCAAACGCTGGAGCGAGAGCAGACGCCGCCTCCAGATCAAACTCCTCCAAAGTTCATCCACTTGATTCCCCGGGTAGCCCCCAGGACGCAGCAGATACCGGGCTCCCCCAGCAACGTCAACTTCCCGGAGATGCCGGAGGTCTTGAGCCACCCCCCCAGGGTCCCGAGCCCGTCGCCCACCCAGCAGGAGGGGCAGCTCTCCAACCGCGACGATGAGAGGGCCAAGTTCGACTTCAACGTGGTGGCGCGCCTGTCGCAGTGGATGGACGAAAACCTGTGCCTTATTCGG AACATCAGCACCGGAATGGCGGTGGTGGGACTCATCTTACTCGCGAAAAGTATTAAGCTG ACAAACAAATTTATAAGTTCTTCAGATATTCCAGaggaatttataaaaaaaaacgtGAAATTACGAGGACGACTACGCCGGATCACTGAAAATGGACTGAATGTGGAACATACTCCCATTACCGTCCCTCTGATTTCAAGATGGAGAAGTAAGTAA